One genomic region from Magallana gigas chromosome 3, xbMagGiga1.1, whole genome shotgun sequence encodes:
- the LOC105341527 gene encoding uncharacterized protein, translated as MNPYPVTRVHTKFVDRHIPVYKKIHVPIVKKIPVIRTVIVREKIPKPYPVPKEIIRTITKKVEVPVIKHVPVPRHVPVIYEVPVDRPFPVEKKVIVEKPVPVTKEVPVPAPFPVFPKEKVGKPADGGTVVVDAGKGGGKFNDFGIPLGGKNVDVGIDPGIGKDIGDRFAGKDIGGGIDPGFNRPIGGGIDPGFGRPIGGGNIDPGFNRPIGGGGGIIDPGFNRPIGGGGSIDPGINRPIGGGNFDPGFNRPIGGGGGLIDPGFNRPIGGGGSIDPGFNRPIGGGNFDPGFNRPIGGGGGNVDPGFNRPIGGGGDIDPGFTFPIGGGIDPGFNRPIGGGGGNVDPGFNRPIGGGGNIDPGFTFPIGGGIDPGFNRPIGGGGNIDQGFTRPIGGGNNIDPGFTFPIGGGTDPGFSRPIGGGGIDVDFNRPAGGIDSGFNRPVGGIDAGFGLGGGLDAGFSRPNIAIDPPAVIDPGFNGGGINAGLNGPISVDPLIDTGNNVDNSIGGPGLGGPGFGGPGLGSPDFGGPGFGIGGAVNPGFVGGGAGLGLDSNFDRFDNSLGGFELNGNGFPDSGFGDLSSFDARLNAIAQGQGGLVSSGGAIGQGISATDLGLPSGDLGLAGGRFGLDGIDAGDRFGRERFGGLLDSNVDLSTNLVGGGVPGEAAIAPAAFTGSFSDNGQTLRTI; from the exons ATGAATC CTTACCCGGTAACACGTGTACATACAA AGTTTGTTGATCGTCACA ttcctGTTTACAAGAAGATTCATGTACCCATAGTTAAAAAGATTCCAGTAATCCGAACGGTGATTGTCCGCGAAAAAATTCCAAAACCAT ATCCAGTTCCAAAAGAAATTATCAGAACAATCACAAAGAAAg TTGAAGTTCCTGTTATAAAACATG TTCCGGTCCCTCGTCACGTTCCGGTTATATACGAGGTCCCCGTCGACAGGCCGTTTCCTGTAGAGAAAAAAGTCATAGTTGAAAAACCAGTTCCGGTCACCAAAGAAG tgCCTGTCCCTGCACCTTTTCCCGTTTTTCCGAAAGAAAAAG TTGGAAAACCAGCTGATGGTGGTACCGTCGTCGTAG ATGCTGGAAAAGGTGGCGGAAAGTTCAATGATTTTGGGATTCCCCTTGGTGGAAAAAACGTTGATGTTGGAATTGACCCGGGTATAGGCAAAGATATCGGAGATAGATTTGCCGGTAAAGATATCGGCGGTGGAATAGATCCAGGATTTAACAGACCAATTGGCGGAGGAATTGACCCCGGTTTCGGTCGCCCGATCGGAGGAGGCAATATTGACCCTGGCTTTAACCGGCCAATTGGCGGCGGCGGAGGAATTATTGACCCTGGCTTTAACAGACCAATTGGCGGAGGTGGCAGTATTGACCCCGGTATTAACCGACCTATCGGAGGAGGTAATTTTGACCCCGGATTTAACCGACCAATTGGAGGAGGTGGAGGTCTTATTGACCCTGGCTTTAACAGACCAATTGGCGGAGGTGGCAGTATTGACCCCGGTTTTAACCGACCTATCGGAGGAGGCAATTTTGACCCCGGCTTTAACCGACCAATTGGAGGAGGAGGCGGTAATGTTGACCCTGGTTTCAACAGACCTATTGGCGGTGGAGGCGATATTGATCCCGGTTTCACGTTTCCAATAGGTGGAGGAATCGATCCAGGTTTTAACCGACCAATTGGAGGAGGTGGCGGTAATGTTGACCCTGGTTTCAACAGACCTATTGGCGGTGGAGGCAATATTGATCCCGGTTTCACTTTTCCAATAGGTGGAGGAATCGATCCAGGTTTTAACCGACCAATTGGTGGAGGTGGCAACATAGATCAAGGTTTTACCAGACCAATTGGCGGAGGCAACAACATTGATCCGGGTTTCACCTTTCCAATTGGTGGAGGAACCGACCCAGGTTTTAGTCGTCCTATCGGTGGAGGAGGAATCGATGTAGACTTCAATCGCCCAGCAGGCGGAATAGATTCCGGGTTTAACCGTCCAGTTGGCGGGATTGATGCAGGGTTTGGGCTAGGAGGAGGACTTGACGCTGGCTTCAGTCGACCCAACATCGCCATTGACCCTCCAGCTGTAATCGATCCTGGGTTTAACGGCGGAGGAATTAACGCGGGTCTTAACGGCCCTATCTCAGTTGACCCATTGATTGACACCGGAAATAACGTGGATAATTCCATAGGAGGACCTGGTTTAGGGGGACCTGGTTTCGGAGGACCTGGTTTAGGAAGTCCTGATTTCGGGGGGCCTGGTTTTGGGATCGGTGGAGCCGTAAACCCCGGATTCGTCGGTGGTGGGGCTGGACTAGGATTAGACtcaaattttgatcgttttgaTAATTCTCTGGGAGGATTTGAACTCAATGGAAACGGTTTTCCTGATTCTGGTTTCGGAGATTTGTCGTCGTTCGACGCCAGACTGAACGCTATCGCACAAGGACAGGGTGGTTTGGTCTCATCGGGGGGAGCCATCGGACAGGGAATTTCAG CTACAGATTTAGGATTACCCTCTGGAGATTTGGGATTGGCTGGAG GTAGGTTTGGTCTGGATGGAATAGACGCTGGAGACAGGTTTGGAAGAGAAAGATTTGGTGGCCTGC TTGATTCCAATGTAGATCTATCAA ctaaTTTGGTAGGTGGAGGAGTCCCTGGCGAAGCAG CGATAGCCCCTGCCGCTTTTACCGGTTCATTTAGTGACAATGGACAGACTTTGAGAACAATAT aa
- the LOC105341529 gene encoding ER membrane protein complex subunit 4, with product MSSKRKLHKWSIDFSGHGRSKSDRQVQVQDIRAPVGYTESTGTIVEQSGKEADQKLIDKRSWDIALGPLKQIPMNFFIMWMAGNSISIFPIMMVGMMFFKPIQAFISVQNTFVMIEGSQAIIQKFIYIFGNFVCLMLAMYKCQTMGLLPTHASDWLAFMDPQKRMEWSGGGLYY from the exons ATGTCTTCTAAGAGAAAGCTTCACAAGTGGTCAATCGATTTTTCCGGACATGGAAG ATCAAAATCTGACAGACAGGTCCAAGTCCAAGACATACGGGCCCCTGTTGGTTACACGGAAAGTACAGGCACCATAGTGGAACAAAGCGGGAAAGAAGCGGATCAAAAACTGATAGACAAG AGATCATGGGACATAGCTTTGGGGCCTCTAAAACAAATTCCtatgaattttttcattatgtGGATGGCTGGTAATTCAATATCCATTTTCCCAATCATGATGGTTGGCATGATGTTCTTCAAACCCATACAAGCCTTCATCTCTGTTCAAAACA CATTTGTCATGATAGAAGGATCACAAGCCATTATacaaaagtttatttacatatttggcAACTTTGTGTGCTTGATGCTAGCAATGTATAAATGCCAGACCATGGGATTACTTCCTACTCATGCTTCTGATTGGCTGGCCTTTATGGATCCTCAAAAG agaATGGAATGGAGTGGAGGTGGattgtattattaa
- the LOC105341528 gene encoding heterogeneous nuclear ribonucleoprotein C-like 3 — protein sequence MMPRMMPPRSRAPVPRHGGPNSMGPGPHRGAPPRGMTPQMNTTSYNASLAGQVGSVTNDPSTAKSRVFVGNLNTIALSKEDVEQIFSRYGMVTGLSMHKGYAFVQYGSQMDARRACGAEDGMTYAGQALDINIASEPKHRPTNKTSSTSQASSGASRVLNTQSGPPAKKQRIDSGMGGIKRTLVNLTSGNSSSAPASKSITQLAQAAKDVLICGVCKTTFSSLHSLAQHKKTPCRLKISCQCQSTPPPESPEPTQLVCASCNAEFSAAWDLCQHAQQEHSLSIYKTEEETIEVKEEVVLVDGDNNSVSENGQ from the exons ATGATGCCAAGGATGATGCCGCCACGTTCAAGAGCTCCTGTTCCCAGACACGGTGGTCCCAATTCGATGGGTCCTGGACCCCATAGAGGAGCCCCACCGAGGGGCATGACCCCTCAAATGAATACAACCAGTTACAATGCTAGTCTGGCCGGTCAAGTAGGAAGTGTAACTAATGATCCTAGCACTGCAAAATCCAGAGTGTTTGTAGGAAATCTGAACACTATTGCGCTCTCTAAAGAAGATGTAGAGCAGATATTCAGCAGATATGGAATGGTCACAGGACTGTCTATGCACAAGGGCTATGCCTTTGTTCAGTATGGAAGTCAGATGGATGCTAGGCGGGCCTGTGGTGCAGAGGATGGGATGACATATGCTGGTCAAGCTTTAG ATATCAATATTGCCTCTGAGCCAAAACACAGACCAACAAACAAGACTTCGTCCACATCTCAAGCTTCCAg tgGTGCATCTCGAGTTCTCAATACACAAAGTGGTCCCCCAGCAAAAAAGCAGAGAATAGATTCTGGGATGGGTGGAATAAAAAGAACATTGGTCAATCTTACCTCGGGTAATAGTTCCAGTGCGCCAGCCAGTAAAAGTATCACTCAGCTTGCACAAG CTGCTAAAGATGTTTTGATTTGTGGTGTATGTAAGACAACCTTCAGTAGCCTACACAGCTTGGCTCAACACAAGAAGACGCCGTGCCGACTCAAGATCTCTTGTCAATGTCAAAGTACCCCACCTCCAG agtCCCCTGAGCCCACCCAGCTGGTGTGTGCCTCGTGTAATGCGGAGTTCTCTGCTGCCTGGGATCTCTGTCAGCATGCTCAGCAGGAACACAGCCTCAGCATATACAAAACG GAGGAGGAAACAATAGAAGTCAAAGAG GAGGTTGTATTGGTGGATGGAGACAATAATTCAGTCAGCGAGAATGGCCAGTAA